A region of the Hyperolius riggenbachi isolate aHypRig1 chromosome 9, aHypRig1.pri, whole genome shotgun sequence genome:
AGTGGGGATAAGGTACTTCACCAGTAAATGCCATTCCATGAAGGATTTGGAAAATCTGAAATGTTACGGGTTTCGTGGTGAGGCGATTGCAAGCATTGCTGATGTGTGCAGCATCGTTGAGGTCACCTCCAGGCCCAGAGATGCTTCTAGGACCTTCACTAAACTCTTCCAGGGTGGAAAGACCCTTCCAGCGCAGCAGGCAGAGGTCACCCGTCCCAGTCCTGGCACCACAGTCTCTCTATATAACCTGTTCTACAACCTGCCTGTGCGAAGGAAATGCATGGACCCAGTCCTGGAGCTGGAGAGAGTCCGCCACAAAATAGAAGCTGTTTCCCTCATGAAGCCACATATCTCCATTTCTCTCAAGAATGATACTGTTCACTCCATGATTCTTCAGCTGCCAAAAACAAGGGATGTGTGTTCCCGCTTCTGTCAGATCTATGGCCTCAGCAAAGCCCAGAGCCTTCGAGAAATTCAGCATGCAGAGGGTCAGATTGCGATCACTGGCTTCATCAGCTGTGAAGGATACTACAACAGGACAATGCAGTTCCTCTATGTCAACAGTCGTCTGGTATTGAAAACACGCTTACATAAACTCATTGACTTTATGTTAAAGAAGGAGAGTGTGATATGCCGGCAGAAAGCGGGCCGAACAAGTTCCAGCCCAGGCACACACCGACCTGGTTCGGAACTCCATGGCATTTTTGTGCTGGACATCCAGTGCCCTTTCCATGAGTATGACATTTGCCTTCAGCCTGATAAAACATTGATTGAATTCCAGGACTGGAACGCTGTGGTTCGGTGTGTGGAGCTGGCACTTAGGAATTTCCTGAAGAAAGAGAACCTCTTTTTAGAACCATCTAAAGAAGATGTAAATGAATTTAACCAGAGGCATAATTTAAGTTTATCATGCGATGAATTTCTAGTCGGGGTTAAGCTGGAACAAGTAGCCTCCCGGAATATTGACTTGTCATCAATAGAGTATTCGGATCCAGTTAGCCTTAGATCAAAGTCAGTGTTTCGGAGTACCATCATATCAGCACAGAATTCTGCGGCCTgtggagaagcagagagagacagtTCTGGGGTGACCAGAGATATTATGCCATCATATTCACCCCAGGCTGACAGCACAAAGAGATCAGACTGTCCTTCTGTGTGTTCTAATGTCACACCCTGCCAGGAAGCTGAAGGTCAGCACCAGAACTGGAAGGAAATATCAGACCACAAAGATAATCTCCAGAATGATAGCCCAGCTGGTGTCCCCTTTGTCCCTGTAACAACCTCACTGGAAAATTACCATTCCGCCAATTTAAACTGTCTTTCAAGCAAAAGTTTTAATGTTGGATCAGAAGCTACAGCAGGCACTTCAGCTTGGATTATTCCCAGATCTTATAGCGGTCCCACCAATCAATCCAATATTTTCAGCTCTCTGACTACAACAGATTCTATAGAAAAAACAATGACTCAGGAGACCAAACCAGATGGTGCAGTACATTATTCTACCAAAGCATCAACATCTAATCTTGCCAATATGATGCCGGAGGTCTCTGAGAAGACCAGACCTTTGAAGCTGCACTTACCATATAAAATGGGTTCTTTGGATAGATTCAGAAGACTTTATGGAAGGCACAAGACCTTAGACCATGTCGGCCTGCTGCAAGTTCGAGCCCCGGAAGCAACGGAATTGGAGACATCTGAGACTTCATTCATTGTACAGTCAGAGACTAGGATGCACAATCAGACTGTGATGGACAGGGCATGTGGGATGACACAATCTGACCATGGCACAGctaatgaaactccagccaggaAATGTCACAGCACACTGGCAAGCAAGCTCTGTATGTTGAGGAGGAACAAGGAACTGGTCTCATGTCCTGTGGAGATACAATCTGGGGAATTGCAGGTGAAAGTCGTTAGTGACCGCTCAATGATTGAACTCTGTCAGATCACAGTGGCCCCCATTGGATCTTATTATGATAAGAGCAAGAACACAGACACTGCACTTCCAGCATCTAAGCCAGCGTTAGCCCTTAATACAACAGCGCCCTCCACTGTCAATCAGAAAGATAAAAATCAGAGTATGGACAATTGTTGCTCATCTTCTGAACCAGCTGCAGTGCCTCAGTTTACTGAGCCCTTCACTGGAACGCTAGAAAATGAAAACCAGCATATGGACAATCGTTGCTCAGCCTCTGAGCCAGCTGCAGTTCCTCAGATCACAGGTTCCATCGCTGTACCTTGGGGGGATGAAAACCAAACTATGGACAATGATTGCTCATTTTCTGAGCTAGCTGAAGTTCCTCAGATCACAGAGCCCACAACTGGACCACGGGAGGACAAACAACAGAATATGGACAATGGTTGCTCATGCTCAACTATTAGGCCAGCTGCAGTTCCTCAGATCATGGAGCCAATTAATGGCCTTCAGGAAGATGAAAACCAGGCTATGGACAATAGTTGCTCAGCTTCTGAACCAGATACAGCTCCACAGATCACAGAGCCCACCACTGGATCTCAGGAGGATGCAAATCAGACTACCATAGGAAGATTTTTAGTTTCTGAGCCAGTTTCAGTCC
Encoded here:
- the MLH3 gene encoding DNA mismatch repair protein Mlh3 isoform X2, with amino-acid sequence MIQALPEDVRCRLRSGIAITSVGQCVEELLLNSIDALATCIAVRIDLEILKVQVVDNGCGLGPDDMERVGIRYFTSKCHSMKDLENLKCYGFRGEAIASIADVCSIVEVTSRPRDASRTFTKLFQGGKTLPAQQAEVTRPSPGTTVSLYNLFYNLPVRRKCMDPVLELERVRHKIEAVSLMKPHISISLKNDTVHSMILQLPKTRDVCSRFCQIYGLSKAQSLREIQHAEGQIAITGFISCEGYYNRTMQFLYVNSRLVLKTRLHKLIDFMLKKESVICRQKAGRTSSSPGTHRPGSELHGIFVLDIQCPFHEYDICLQPDKTLIEFQDWNAVVRCVELALRNFLKKENLFLEPSKEDVNEFNQRHNLSLSCDEFLVGVKLEQVASRNIDLSSIEYSDPVSLRSKSVFRSTIISAQNSAACGEAERDSSGVTRDIMPSYSPQADSTKRSDCPSVCSNVTPCQEAEGQHQNWKEISDHKDNLQNDSPAGVPFVPVTTSLENYHSANLNCLSSKSFNVGSEATAGTSAWIIPRSYSGPTNQSNIFSSLTTTDSIEKTMTQETKPDGAVHYSTKASTSNLANMMPEVSEKTRPLKLHLPYKMGSLDRFRRLYGRHKTLDHVGLLQVRAPEATELETSETSFIVQSETRMHNQTVMDRACGMTQSDHGTANETPARKCHSTLASKLCMLRRNKELVSCPVEIQSGELQVKVVSDRSMIELCQITVAPIGSYYDKSKNTDTALPASKPALALNTTAPSTVNQKDKNQSMDNCCSSSEPAAVPQFTEPFTGTLENENQHMDNRCSASEPAAVPQITGSIAVPWGDENQTMDNDCSFSELAEVPQITEPTTGPREDKQQNMDNGCSCSTIRPAAVPQIMEPINGLQEDENQAMDNSCSASEPDTAPQITEPTTGSQEDANQTTIGRFLVSEPVSVLQITQPSTGSLEDNNKTMVSETDMDNSLSDCGPEITALESQVKHEEGHSGDVETQNSCIDWLKHYEQTLGRNVFINPHTGFSAYSVPAEDLTAACTSDLSTMSVNVVCSNGFQYQCHPFRSDLLMSFLPKSSAERNPTLQTGDGSLERLYSGWRNEVFPRHPSMGLDISAGCSDPLIVKIHNVLYPYRFTKEMVHTMQVLQQIDNKFIACMIDTKTGQMTESNNRPEFSGGNLVVLVDQHAAHERVRLEQLIADSYEVSPLDGRRKLKVSTVNPPLELDITQEQHRLLRTRVAALHKDGLSVSFSEGSNPQVLVSEIPICFVDKRPKESNHRRATIAKKLVEEFLQEEMQLLQSSGVAHGILPGTVLKALASQACHGAVKFGDPLSVEECCHLVRSLARCALPFQCAHGRPSILPLVDLLHLLPQEEITPKPNLQRLRPRYDAWRQEEQQQPITAQSQAQPVCK
- the MLH3 gene encoding DNA mismatch repair protein Mlh3 isoform X3, coding for MIQALPEDVRCRLRSGIAITSVGQCVEELLLNSIDALATCIAVRIDLEILKVQVVDNGCGLGPDDMERVGIRYFTSKCHSMKDLENLKCYGFRGEAIASIADVCSIVEVTSRPRDASRTFTKLFQGGKTLPAQQAEVTRPSPGTTVSLYNLFYNLPVRRKCMDPVLELERVRHKIEAVSLMKPHISISLKNDTVHSMILQLPKTRDVCSRFCQIYGLSKAQSLREIQHAEGQIAITGFISCEGYYNRTMQFLYVNSRLVLKTRLHKLIDFMLKKESVICRQKAGRTSSSPGTHRPGSELHGIFVLDIQCPFHEYDICLQPDKTLIEFQDWNAVVRCVELALRNFLKKENLFLEPSKEDVNEFNQRHNLSLSCDEFLVGVKLEQVASRNIDLSSIEYSDPVSLRSKSVFRSTIISAQNSAACGEAERDSSGVTRDIMPSYSPQADSTKRSDCPSVCSNVTPCQEAEGQHQNWKEISDHKDNLQNDSPAGVPFVPVTTSLENYHSANLNCLSSKSFNVGSEATAGTSAWIIPRSYSGPTNQSNIFSSLTTTDSIEKTMTQETKPDGAVHYSTKASTSNLANMMPEVSEKTRPLKLHLPYKMGSLDRFRRLYGRHKTLDHVGLLQVRAPEATELETSETSFIVQSETRMHNQTVMDRACGMTQSDHGTANETPARKCHSTLASKLCMLRRNKELVSCPVEIQSGELQVKVVSDRSMIELCQITVAPIGSYYDKSKNTDTALPASKPALALNTTAPSTVNQKDKNQSMDNCCSSSEPAAVPQFTEPFTGTLENENQHMDNRCSASEPAAVPQITGSIAVPWGDENQTMDNDCSFSELAEVPQITEPTTGPREDKQQNMDNGCSCSTIRPAAVPQIMEPINGLQEDENQAMDNSCSASEPDTAPQITEPTTGSQEDANQTTIGRFLVSEPVSVLQITQPSTGSLEDNNKTMVSETDMDNSLSDCGPEITALESQVKHEEGHSGDVETQNSCIDWLKHYEQTLGRNVFINPHTGFSAYSVPAEDLTAACTSDLSTMSVNVVCSNGFQYQCHPFRSDLLMSFLPKSSAERNPTLQTGDGSLERLYSGWRNEVFPRHPSMGLDISAGCSDPLIVKIHNVLYPYRFTKEMVHTMQVLQQIDNKFIACMIDTKTGQMTESNNRPEFSGGNLVVLVDQHAAHERVRLEQLIADSYEVSPLDGRRKLKVSTVNPPLELDITQEQHRLLRTRVAALHKDGLSVSFSEGSNPQVLVSEIPICFVDKRPKESNHRRATIAKKLVEEFLQEEMQGQ
- the MLH3 gene encoding DNA mismatch repair protein Mlh3 isoform X1; the encoded protein is MIQALPEDVRCRLRSGIAITSVGQCVEELLLNSIDALATCIAVRIDLEILKVQVVDNGCGLGPDDMERVGIRYFTSKCHSMKDLENLKCYGFRGEAIASIADVCSIVEVTSRPRDASRTFTKLFQGGKTLPAQQAEVTRPSPGTTVSLYNLFYNLPVRRKCMDPVLELERVRHKIEAVSLMKPHISISLKNDTVHSMILQLPKTRDVCSRFCQIYGLSKAQSLREIQHAEGQIAITGFISCEGYYNRTMQFLYVNSRLVLKTRLHKLIDFMLKKESVICRQKAGRTSSSPGTHRPGSELHGIFVLDIQCPFHEYDICLQPDKTLIEFQDWNAVVRCVELALRNFLKKENLFLEPSKEDVNEFNQRHNLSLSCDEFLVGVKLEQVASRNIDLSSIEYSDPVSLRSKSVFRSTIISAQNSAACGEAERDSSGVTRDIMPSYSPQADSTKRSDCPSVCSNVTPCQEAEGQHQNWKEISDHKDNLQNDSPAGVPFVPVTTSLENYHSANLNCLSSKSFNVGSEATAGTSAWIIPRSYSGPTNQSNIFSSLTTTDSIEKTMTQETKPDGAVHYSTKASTSNLANMMPEVSEKTRPLKLHLPYKMGSLDRFRRLYGRHKTLDHVGLLQVRAPEATELETSETSFIVQSETRMHNQTVMDRACGMTQSDHGTANETPARKCHSTLASKLCMLRRNKELVSCPVEIQSGELQVKVVSDRSMIELCQITVAPIGSYYDKSKNTDTALPASKPALALNTTAPSTVNQKDKNQSMDNCCSSSEPAAVPQFTEPFTGTLENENQHMDNRCSASEPAAVPQITGSIAVPWGDENQTMDNDCSFSELAEVPQITEPTTGPREDKQQNMDNGCSCSTIRPAAVPQIMEPINGLQEDENQAMDNSCSASEPDTAPQITEPTTGSQEDANQTTIGRFLVSEPVSVLQITQPSTGSLEDNNKTMVSETDMDNSLSDCGPEITALESQVKHEEGHSGDVETQNSCIDWLKHYEQTLGRNVFINPHTGFSAYSVPAEDLTAACTSDLSTMSVNVVCSNGFQYQCHPFRSDLLMSFLPKSSAERNPTLQTGDGSLERLYSGWRNEVFPRHPSMGLDISAGCSDPLIVKIHNVLYPYRFTKEMVHTMQVLQQIDNKFIACMIDTKTGQMTESNNRPEFSGGNLVVLVDQHAAHERVRLEQLIADSYEVSPLDGRRKLKVSTVNPPLELDITQEQHRLLRTRVAALHKDGLSVSFSEGSNPQVLVSEIPICFVDKRPKESNHRRATIAKKLVEEFLQEEMQLLQSSGVAHGILPGTVLKALASQACHGAVKFGDPLSVEECCHLVRSLARCALPFQCAHGRPSILPLVDLLHLLPQEEQITPKPNLQRLRPRYDAWRQEEQQQPITAQSQAQPVCK